A window of Oncorhynchus nerka isolate Pitt River linkage group LG4, Oner_Uvic_2.0, whole genome shotgun sequence contains these coding sequences:
- the nup155 gene encoding nuclear pore complex protein Nup155, giving the protein MPSTLGPSSPAAALAEALESSGRLIDRHLQDDRCFPDLSELLNVPSHNMPSLSGGSDMDYPLQGPGLISVPNLPELSAFRRVPLPPELVEQFSHMQCNCMMGVFPEICRAWLTIDNDIFMWNYEDGGDVAYFDGLSETILSVGLVKPKAGIFQPHIHFLLVLATPVDVVILGLSFPKAQAGLNDSMSGGMQLLPDPLYSIPTDNTYLLAITSTDLGRIFLAGKDGCLYEVAYQAEAGWFSQRCRKINHSKSSLSFLVPSLLQFSFSEDDPVVQIAIDNSRNTLFTRSEKGVLQVYDLGVDGQGMSRVAAMSQSSIVAAAGNVARTIDRSVFKPIIQISVIDRSESSDCHLLAVTHAGVRLYFSTAPFAPPHAKQPGVRPCLLALVHVRLPPGFSASSTLQKPAKVHKALHSKGVLLMAASETEDSDILWCINHDSFPFKKPLMEAQMMSNVDGHSWALCAIKEEKAPKISTPLNKDQVPLTDSPVVVQQHNVPPQKFVLLSAKGSHIFHKLRPVDQLRHLLVSGTGGESEEVERFFKLHREEQACATALIVACSSAACDREVSQWATRAFFRYGGEAQMRFPSAHSAPSNVGALFGSPVPGSPMPVGSSPMPNPSFLATPVPGMMPQSVSTPYIPATPMPSAPITGMSSGPEVVFSGKHNGISVYFARIMGNIWDGSLAVEKTISKGNQAVSILESTASSSDLESVLLELRGLKDFLDKNSQFSPSSLGAASFSSPANLQQRLLGFMRPDGGASSQQVQQELQRKYHTEAQAYEKMSLQGIQQLVHRSCQTLALWKLLCDHQFSLIISELPMEFQDQMKGASFKDVVIRGRELTGALITALINVYIKDSASVDAISNHLRDICPLLYSSDDSVCSKANELLQGSRQIQTKIDKERTLRESLQLYQLISQHTDLPLVCSQYRQVRFYEGVLELCLTAADKKDPQRLGPHFYKNGEPEEDQAGALAFQERLSCYKCITDTMQELVNQSKAAPQSPSVPKQPGPPVMTSDPNMLSNEDATAHFEQVIGLAQRSQDELFHIALYNWLIQADLTDKLLEVNSPYLEEHLMHMIKQDQSKVRNMDLLWRYYEKSRSFGKAAHVLARLADMHSTEISLKQRLEYISRAILSAKSSSCISAQGAEGEFLHELEEKMEVVRIQVQIQETLSRRYSQHPSVQGAMSQLDSELMDITKLYGEFADHFRLSECKLAIIHCAGHSDPILVHSLWQEIMEKELGDSVAMSPADRMRALSLKLVSLGKIYAGTPRYFPLEFLVKFLEQEVCHLNWDVGFVTFTMQEIGVQLPRLLEVYDQLFKTRDPCWQRLKKPLHLVECIHVLLSGYVEDPSRVPTYDRRRFTNVCLDNICGYLVELQSLSPNSTLRLTIGNFKALQAKLGKVH; this is encoded by the exons TGTCCCCTCACACA ACATGCCATCTTTGTCTGGGGGGTCAGACATGGACTACCCTCTTCAGGGACCTGGGCTGATCAGCGTGCCAAACCTTCCTGAGCTCAGTGCATTCCGAAGGGTTCCCCTACCCCCTGAGCTGGTGGAGCAATTCAGCC ATATGCAGTGCAATTGTATGATGGGAGTTTTTCCTGAAATCTGTCGAGCATGGCTCACCATTGACAACGATATCTTTATGTGGAATTATGAGGATGG GGGGGACGTTGCATATTTTGACGGACTCAGTGAAACCATCCTGTCCGTGGGGCTGGTCAAACCTAAAGCAG GGATTTTCCAGCCACACATCCACTTCCTGTTGGTCCTAGCCACTCCTGTGGATGTAGTGATCCTGGGGCTCAGCTTCCCTAAAGCTCAGGCAG GGTTGAATGACAGCATGTCTGGAGGGATGCAGTTACTACCAGACCCGCTGTACTCCATCCCCACAGACAACACCTACCTCCTGGCCATCACCTCCACCGACCTGGGCCGCATCTTCCTGGCAGGGAAAGATGGCTGCCTGTATGAGGTAGCCTACCAGGCCGAGGCAGGCTGGTTCAGCCAACGCTGCAGGAAGATTAACCACTCCAAAAGCAGCCTGTCCTTCCTAGTCCCCTCTCTGCTCCAGTTCTCCTTCTCTGAGGACG ACCCGGTAGTGCAGATTGCCATTGACAACTCCCGTAACACACTCTTCACCCGCTCAGAGAAGGGGGTTCTACAG GTGTATGATCTGGGTGTAGATGGGCAGGGTATGAGCCGTGTGGCAGCCATGTCACAGAGTTCCATCGTGGCTGCAGCAGGAAACGTTGCCAG GACCATAGATCGCTCTGTGTTTAAACCCATCATTCAGATCTCTGTGATAGACCGATCGGAGTCGTCCGACTGCCACCTGCTGGCTGTCACTCATGCAG GAGTGCGTCTCTACTTCAGCACCGCTCCCTTTGCCCCACCACATGCCAAGCAGCCAGGGGTACGCCCTTGCCTGCTTGCTCTGGTCCATGTCCGCCTGCCTCCAGGCTTCTCTGCGTCCTCCACCCTGCAGAAGCCTGCCAAGGTCCACAAGGCTCTGCACAGCAAAG GAGTTCTCCTGATGGCAGCGTCTGAGACTGAGGACAGTGACATCCTGTGGTGCATCAACCACGACTCCTTCCCCTTTAAGAAACCCCTGATGGAGGCTCAG ATGATGTCCAATGTAGATGGCCACTCCTGGGCGCTTTGTGCCATCAAGGAGGAGAAGGCACCTAAAATCTCTACCCCCCTGAATAAGGATCAGGTTCCCCTCACTGACTCTCCTGTCGTGGTGCAGCAACACAATGTCCCTCCACAGAAATTTGTCCTTCTCTCTGCCAAG GGAAGTCACATCTTCCACAAGTTGCGGCCGGTGGACCAGCTGCGCCACCTACTGGTGAGCGGTACTGGTGGAGAGAGTGAAGAAGTCGAACGCTTCTTCAAACTGCACAGG GAGGAGCAGGCATGTGCCACTGCTCTGATAGTAGCCTGTTCCAGTGCTGCCTGCGACAGAGAGGTGTCTCAGTGGGCCACCAGAGCCTTCTTTAGGTATGGAGGAGAGGCTCAGATGAGGTTCCCCTCGGCTCATTCTGCTCCGAGCAACGTCGGCGCTCTGTTCGGCTCTCCTGTACCAG GGTCCCCTATGCCGGTTGGTAGCAGTCCAATGCCTAACCCTAGTTTCTTAGCAACGCCTGTTCCAG GTATGATGCCCCAGAGTGTGTCTACGCCCTATATACCAGCCACGCCCATGCCCTCCGCCCCCATCACTGGCATGTCTTCTGGGCCAGAGGTGGTCTTCTCAGGGAAACACAATGGCATCAGTGTCTACTTCGCACGCATAATGGG TAATATCTGGGATGGGAGTCTTGCTGTTGAGAAGACCATCAGTAAAGGAAATCAGGCTGTCAGTATT ttGGAGAGCACAGCCAGCTCATCTGATCTGGAGTCAGTTCTTCTGGAGCTCCGTGGTCTGAAGGACTTCCTGGATAAGAACTCCCAGTTCAGCCCCTCGTCTCTGGGGGCAGCCAG TTTCAGCTCTCCAGCCAATCTGCAGCAGCGTCTGCTGGGCTTCATGCGGCCTGATGGAGGAGCCAGTTCTCAGCAGGTCCAGCAGGAACTCCAGAGGAAGTACCACA CCGAGGCTCAGGCCTATGAGAAGATGTCCCTGCAGGGTATCCAGCAGCTGGTGCATCGCTCCTGTCAGACCCTGGCACTGTGGAAGCTGCTGTGTGACCACCAGTTTAGCCTCATCATCTCTGAACTGCCCATG GAGTTCCAGGACCAGATGAAGGGGGCTAGTTTTAAGGACGTAGTGATCCGGGGTCGAGAGCTGACCGGAGCTCTGATCACAGCCCTCATCAACGTCTACATCAAAGACTCCGCCTCTGTCGATGCCATCAGCAACCACCTTAGAGACATCTGTCCTTTGCTGTACAGCAGCGACGACAGCGTCTGCTCAAAG gCTAATGAGTTGCTGCAGGGCTCCAGACAGATCCAGACTAAGATCGATAAGGAGAGAACACTTAGAGAGTCACTACAACTCTACCAGCTGATCAGCCAACACACAGACCTGCCACTGGTCTGCTCCCAGTACAGACAGG tgcgtTTTTATGAGGGGGTGCTTGAGCTGTGCCTGACTGCAGCGGATAAGAAGGATCCTCAGAGGCTGGGACCTCACTTCTATAAGAACGGAGAACCAGAGGAGGACCAGGCTGGAGCACTGGCCTTCCAGGAGAG GTTGTCATGTTATAAGTGCATCACAGACACCATGCAGGAGCTGGTGAACCAGAGTAAAGCGGCTCCTCAGTCTCCCAGTGTCCCTAAGCAGCCAGGAccccctgttatgacctctgacCCCAACATGCTGAGTAATGAGGATGCCACCGCCCAC TTTGAGCAGGTCATTGGTCTGGCCCAGAGGTCACAGGATGAACTCTTCCACATAGCCCTCTACAACTGGCTGATACAGGCTGACCTCACCGACAAGCTTCTGGAG GTGAACTCTCCATACCTGGAGGAACACCTGATGCACATGATCAAGCAGGACCAGAGTAAGGTGCGGAACATGGACCTGCTGTGGCGGTACTATGAGAAGAGCCGTAGCTTTGGCAAGGCAGCTCACGTCCTGGCCAGGCTCGCTGACATGCACAG tACTGAGATCTCCCTGAAGCAGAGGCTGGAGTACATCTCCAGGGCCATCCTGTCAGCCAAGAGCTCCTCCTGCATCTCTGCTCAAGGAGCTGAAGGGGAGTTCCTGCATGAGctggaggagaagatggag GTGGTGCGTATTCAGGTCCAGATCCAGGAGACTCTGAGCAGACGTTACTCCCAGCATCCCTCTGTACAGGGAGCCATGTCACAACTGGATTCCGAGCTTATGGACATCACCAAG CTGTATGGGGAGTTTGCAGATCACTTCCGGTTATCTGAATGCAAACTGGCCATCATCCACTGTGCTGGTCACTCTGACCCCATCCTGGTGCACTCTCTGTGGCAGGAGATCATGGAGAAAG AGCTGGGTGACAGTGTGGCCATGAGTCCAGCTGACAGGATGAGAGCTCTGAGTCTCAAACTGGTGTCTCTGGGGAAAATCTACGCAGGAACACCCAGATACTTTCCACTAG AATTCCTGGTGAAGTTTTTGGAGCAGGAGGTGTGTCATCTGAATTGGGACGTGGGCTTTGTCACCTTCACCATGCAGGAGATAGGAGTACAGCTCCCCCGTCTGCTGGAGGTCTACGACCAACTCTTCAAGACACGG GATCCGTGTTGGCAGCGTCTGAAGAAACCTCTCCACCTGGTAGAGTGTATACATGTGCTGCTGTCAGGATACGTAGAGGACCCCAGCAGAGTACCAACATATGACCG ACGGCGGTTCACTAATGTGTGTCTGGATAACATCTGTGGTTACCTGGTGGAGCTGCAGTCCCTGAGTCCTAACTCTACCCTGCGGCTCACCATCGGCAACTTCAAGGCCCTGCAGGCCAAGCTGGGGAAAGTTCACTGA
- the LOC115128929 gene encoding alpha-1A adrenergic receptor gives MDATEWIEAFIRGLMCLLGILGNNWLCLRSLPGPKSSLRTNEVLFINLAVSNLITNYLVDLPDTMADFVGYWFLGEAYCCVVQFCSDLSETSSVFSTLFISVFWHQKLVGSLKRGGAPIQLDSLRLVACLLAGSWTVAVVFSVPQLFFVRLESGNESHDDCIELFPSQTARQTYEPLYLTFANALPITGIAFASIQIVITLLRHQACIQGLTSDHHKGTANSLPNNGPSVVHSSISSPLYQVEIGDSIVRAPPDLKRSSQPPAKPRPGSGTQVRAAKSVVAVATVFVVCWVTHLLLMMASNIHTSSLVLELASYIGSSYTCIIPYIFLYGVKKLSFSCRG, from the coding sequence ATGGATGCAACGGAGTGGATCGAAGCCTTCATCCGAGGGCTGATGTGTCTGCTCGGGATCCTGGGGAACAACTGGCTTTGTCTCCGTTCTCTCCCCGGACCCAAGTCCAGTCTCCGCACCAATGAGGtcctcttcatcaacctggccgtCTCCAACCTCATCACCAACTACCTGGTGGACCTGCCCGATACCATGGCTGACTTTGTTGGCTACTGGTTCCTGGGGGAAGCCTACTGCTGTGTGGTCCAGTTCTGCTCTGACCTGTCAGAGACCAGCAGTGTCTTCTCCACCTTGTTTATTAGTGTGTTCTGGCACCAGAAGCTGGTGGGCTCTCTGAAACGCGGAGGAGCTCCGATCCAGCTGGATAGCCTCCGTCTCGTAGCCTGTCTCCTGGCTGGCAGCTGGACAGTGGCTGTGGTATTCAGTGTTCCACAATTATTCTTTGTCCGGTTGGAGAGTGGTAATGAGAGCCACGATGACTGTATAGAACTCTTTCCCTCCCAAACTGCAAGGCAGACCTATGAGCCGTTGTATCTGACCTTCGCTAACGCCCTCCCCATCACTGGTATAGCGTTTGCTAGCATCCAGATTGTGATCACTCTGCTAAGGCACCAGGCATGTATCCAGGGCCTGACTTCGGACCATCACAAGGGGACAGCTAATTCTTTACCTAACAATGGACCTTCAGTTGTACACAGCTCGATCAGTTCCCCCCTCTACCAGGTCGAGATCGGGGACAGCATAGTCAGAGCTCCACCCGATCTGAAGAGGTCCTCTCAGCCTCCAGCTAAGCCCAGACCAGGCTCAGGTACTCAGGTGAGGGCAGCCAAGAGCGTGGTGGCCGTGGCCACTGTGTTTGTGGTGTGCTGGGTGACCCACCTGCTGCTGATGATGGCCAGCAACATCCACACGTCCTCCTTGGTGTTGGAGCTGGCCAGCTACATCGGATCCTCTTACACCTGCATCATCCCCTACATCTTCCTCTATGGAGTAAAAAAACTGTCTTTCTCCTGCAGAGGGTAG